A portion of the Gemmatimonadales bacterium genome contains these proteins:
- a CDS encoding pitrilysin family protein, which produces MRTTRLDDGVFRTDAPNGLTVLTEKMPAMRSAAAGIWVRTASAHETPEKMGVSHLLEHMVFKGTERRSAQEIALALESRGGALDAYTGRDHTTYQARVIDSDLPLAFDVLTDLVRHPVLREDDLARERQVVIEEIAMVDDQPDDLVFDIHSATLWPSHSYGYRILGTRDTVAGLQAADLKGLHGRYLPRHLLLAAAGSVDHDATLRMLEGAGWFDLDPGPEARHIPDPGPGWRGERRIERDSSQVHLVFGTETFRYGDPRRQALILLSTIFGGGMSSRLFQRVREDLGLAYTVYAFQSFFQASGVAGVYCGTQPPTAQRALDVIREEYGRLAGGSLTPAELASAKQQVKGQLVLALEGPLPRMYRIANQALFDEPYRPIDTVLAEVDAVTAADVAAVAAEFFAPERLAVVWLGPVGQ; this is translated from the coding sequence GTGCGGACCACTCGGCTCGACGACGGCGTCTTTCGGACCGACGCTCCCAACGGGCTGACGGTCCTGACGGAGAAGATGCCGGCGATGCGGTCCGCCGCCGCCGGCATCTGGGTCCGCACCGCCTCCGCGCATGAGACGCCAGAGAAGATGGGCGTTTCGCACCTGCTGGAGCACATGGTCTTCAAGGGTACCGAGCGGCGCAGCGCGCAGGAGATCGCGCTGGCGCTCGAGTCCCGCGGTGGAGCGCTCGACGCCTACACTGGGCGCGACCACACGACCTACCAGGCCCGCGTCATCGACTCAGACCTCCCTCTCGCTTTCGACGTGCTGACCGACCTGGTGCGGCACCCGGTGCTGCGTGAGGACGACCTCGCCCGCGAGCGTCAGGTCGTGATCGAGGAGATCGCGATGGTCGATGACCAGCCGGACGATCTCGTCTTCGACATCCACTCCGCGACGCTCTGGCCCTCGCACTCGTACGGCTACCGGATCCTCGGTACGCGCGACACGGTGGCCGGGCTCCAGGCCGCGGACCTCAAGGGCCTCCACGGGCGCTACCTGCCGCGCCATCTGCTCCTCGCGGCGGCGGGAAGCGTCGATCACGACGCGACCCTCCGGATGCTCGAAGGGGCCGGCTGGTTCGACCTCGACCCGGGCCCGGAGGCGCGGCACATCCCGGATCCCGGTCCGGGGTGGCGCGGCGAGCGGCGCATCGAGCGCGACAGCTCCCAGGTGCACCTGGTCTTCGGCACCGAGACGTTCCGGTACGGCGACCCACGGCGACAGGCTCTGATCCTCCTCTCGACGATCTTCGGCGGAGGGATGAGCTCCCGGCTGTTCCAGCGGGTGCGCGAGGACCTGGGTCTGGCCTACACCGTGTACGCCTTCCAGTCGTTCTTCCAGGCCTCGGGAGTGGCGGGAGTCTACTGCGGTACCCAACCGCCTACAGCCCAGCGCGCGCTCGACGTGATCCGGGAGGAGTACGGCCGCCTCGCGGGAGGGTCACTCACTCCGGCCGAGCTCGCTTCGGCCAAGCAGCAGGTCAAAGGGCAGCTGGTGCTCGCGCTGGAAGGGCCGCTGCCCAGGATGTATCGTATCGCCAACCAGGCGCTGTTCGACGAGCCCTACCGGCCCATCGACACGGTACTGGCCGAGGTTGACGCAGTCACCGCAGCCGACGTCGCGGCCGTGGCGGCGGAGTTCTTCGCGCCGGAGAGGCTGGCGGTCGTCTGGCTGGGTCCCGTCGGACAGTAA
- the ald gene encoding alanine dehydrogenase — MIIGVPKEIKTNEYRVAVVPSGVEVLASRGHQVLVEQGAGLGSGFADDLYTAAGAELISKAADVWARAEMICKVKEPIGAEWPHLRKDQVIFTYFHFAADEALTRAHMKSGAVCIAYETVQTDSGELPLLTPMSEVAGRMAVQEGAKYLEKLHGGRGVLLGGVPGVPPAEVVILGGGVVGLNAAKMAAGLGARVTLLDINLDRLRYLSDVMPANVELVYSNRHSILDAITRADLVIGAVLIVGGKAPKLVRREDLKRMKPGSVIVDVAVDQGGCIETVKPTTHENPTYVVDHVLHYAVANMPGGVPRTSTLALTNATFPYTKRLAELGWKKACRDDHALLLGVNMASGEVTYPGVAEAFGLPLADVGKFV; from the coding sequence ATGATCATCGGTGTCCCCAAAGAGATCAAGACCAACGAGTACCGCGTCGCCGTCGTCCCTTCGGGCGTCGAAGTCCTCGCCAGCCGCGGGCACCAAGTGCTCGTCGAGCAGGGGGCTGGCCTGGGCTCCGGCTTCGCGGACGACCTCTACACCGCAGCCGGGGCCGAGCTGATCTCCAAGGCGGCCGACGTGTGGGCACGCGCCGAGATGATCTGCAAGGTGAAGGAGCCGATAGGCGCCGAGTGGCCGCACCTGCGGAAGGACCAGGTGATCTTCACCTATTTCCATTTCGCGGCTGACGAAGCGCTCACCCGGGCGCACATGAAGTCGGGGGCCGTGTGCATCGCCTACGAGACGGTGCAGACCGATTCCGGTGAGCTGCCGCTCCTCACGCCGATGTCGGAGGTGGCGGGGCGGATGGCGGTGCAGGAGGGGGCGAAGTACCTGGAGAAGCTGCACGGCGGCCGCGGTGTCCTCCTCGGCGGAGTTCCGGGCGTGCCGCCGGCCGAGGTGGTCATCCTGGGCGGAGGCGTGGTGGGCCTCAACGCCGCCAAGATGGCCGCGGGCCTGGGCGCGCGCGTCACCCTGCTCGACATCAACCTGGACCGGCTCCGCTACCTGTCCGACGTGATGCCGGCCAACGTCGAGCTGGTCTACTCCAACCGTCACAGTATCCTCGACGCGATTACGCGGGCCGACCTGGTTATCGGCGCGGTGCTGATCGTGGGCGGGAAGGCGCCCAAGCTGGTGCGTCGCGAGGACCTGAAGCGCATGAAGCCCGGTTCGGTGATCGTGGATGTCGCGGTGGACCAGGGCGGCTGCATCGAGACGGTGAAGCCGACGACGCACGAGAATCCGACCTACGTCGTGGACCACGTCCTCCACTACGCCGTGGCCAACATGCCGGGCGGGGTCCCGCGCACCTCCACGCTCGCGCTCACCAACGCGACCTTCCCATACACCAAGCGTCTGGCCGAGCTGGGATGGAAGAAGGCGTGCCGGGACGATCACGCGCTGCTCCTGGGCGTGAACATGGCCTCGGGCGAGGTGACGTATCCGGGGGTGGCTGAGGCGTTCGGGTTGCCGCTGGCGGATGTGGGGAAGTTCGTGTGA
- a CDS encoding polysaccharide deacetylase family protein, giving the protein MRGPVHDAMPPILSYHKIDTRFELGFTQLEPRVFRRQVETLAQLGFRSLGSAELLRGDSEGPAPGSRPSVVITFDDGYESLAQHAFPVLADHGFTALVFVISDFVGGENTWDVQYGWRRFRHLSWDDLGGWQERGIEVHSHTATHARLTWLSDQAVADELGRSRETIASRLGRPPAGLSYPFGAADARVRRLAVEAGYTLGFRGPNGADGDPLMLERWPVYAWDRFGVPLVLRDGAAGRAGRGLARFTNRCAVGTAVIQRALGRRYR; this is encoded by the coding sequence GTGCGCGGCCCGGTCCACGACGCGATGCCGCCGATCCTCAGCTACCACAAGATCGACACGCGGTTCGAATTGGGGTTTACCCAGCTCGAGCCGCGAGTTTTTCGCCGGCAGGTGGAGACCCTGGCTCAGCTAGGCTTCAGGTCCCTCGGCAGCGCCGAGCTGCTGCGGGGCGACTCGGAAGGTCCGGCTCCCGGCTCCCGGCCCTCCGTCGTGATCACCTTCGACGACGGCTACGAGTCTCTCGCGCAGCACGCTTTTCCCGTCCTGGCCGATCACGGCTTCACGGCGCTCGTCTTCGTCATCAGCGATTTCGTGGGCGGCGAGAACACCTGGGACGTGCAGTACGGGTGGCGGCGGTTCCGGCACCTCTCCTGGGATGACCTGGGCGGATGGCAGGAGCGCGGCATCGAAGTCCACTCTCACACGGCGACGCATGCGCGGCTCACCTGGCTCTCGGACCAGGCGGTGGCTGACGAGCTGGGCCGGTCGCGCGAGACGATCGCGAGCCGGCTGGGGCGGCCGCCCGCCGGGCTCAGCTACCCGTTCGGCGCGGCGGACGCCCGGGTGAGGCGGCTGGCGGTCGAGGCAGGGTACACTCTCGGATTCCGGGGCCCGAACGGAGCGGACGGCGATCCGCTGATGCTCGAGCGCTGGCCGGTGTACGCGTGGGACCGGTTCGGCGTGCCGCTGGTGCTGCGCGACGGCGCGGCGGGACGCGCCGGCCGCGGGCTCGCGCGTTTCACCAACCGGTGCGCGGTGGGCACTGCCGTGATCCAGCGCGCGTTGGGAAGACGCTACCGCTAG
- a CDS encoding tryptophanase — protein MKTIIEPFRIKVVEPLRVTTREERETILQDARFNVFNIRARDVLIDLLTDSGTGAMSSLQWAGMMQGDESYAGAESFFRFRDALRALTGFEHILPTHQGRASERILFELVGGPGKVVPNNSHFDTTRANVEHSGAEAVDLVIEEGKQPTARHPFKGNMDTEALVALIERVGPDRVPLVMVTVTNNSGGGQPVSLENLRAVRAVCDRYGIPFFLDACRFAENAWFIKLREPGQQHRSVREIVREMFDLADGATISAKKDGLVNIGGVLLIRDPALAQRADALLILTEGFVTYGGLAGRDLEAMAQGFEEVVHEDYLAYRIRSTEYLGEKLLAIGYRIVEPPGGHAIYVDAAHCCPHIPPERYPGQALVCALYRHGGIRSVEIGSVMFGGGGKAPAMELVRLAIPRRVYTQSHIDYVAEACAEVFDQREALVGLRITNNPPYLRHFTAEFEELR, from the coding sequence ATGAAGACCATCATCGAGCCGTTCCGCATCAAGGTAGTCGAGCCGTTGCGCGTCACCACGCGCGAGGAGCGCGAGACCATCCTCCAGGACGCCCGTTTCAACGTCTTCAACATCCGAGCACGCGACGTACTCATCGACCTGCTCACCGACAGCGGCACCGGTGCGATGAGCAGTCTCCAGTGGGCCGGCATGATGCAGGGCGACGAGTCCTACGCCGGCGCCGAGAGCTTCTTCCGCTTCCGCGACGCTCTTCGCGCGCTGACGGGTTTCGAGCACATCCTTCCGACGCACCAGGGCCGCGCCAGTGAGCGGATCCTCTTCGAGCTGGTGGGTGGGCCGGGCAAGGTGGTGCCGAACAACAGCCACTTCGACACTACCCGGGCGAACGTCGAGCACTCCGGCGCCGAGGCGGTGGACCTGGTGATCGAGGAGGGCAAGCAACCCACCGCCCGGCATCCGTTCAAGGGGAACATGGACACCGAGGCGCTCGTGGCACTCATCGAGCGGGTCGGTCCGGACCGGGTGCCCCTCGTCATGGTGACGGTGACGAACAACTCGGGCGGGGGCCAGCCGGTCAGCCTGGAGAACCTTCGCGCCGTGCGCGCGGTGTGCGACCGCTACGGGATCCCGTTCTTCCTCGACGCCTGCCGGTTCGCGGAGAACGCCTGGTTCATCAAGCTACGCGAGCCCGGGCAGCAGCACCGGTCGGTGCGCGAGATCGTGCGCGAGATGTTCGACCTGGCCGACGGCGCCACGATCAGCGCCAAGAAGGACGGACTGGTCAACATCGGCGGCGTGCTGCTGATCCGCGACCCTGCGCTGGCACAGCGCGCCGACGCCCTGCTCATCCTGACCGAAGGCTTCGTGACCTATGGCGGCCTGGCCGGCCGAGACCTCGAGGCGATGGCGCAGGGGTTCGAGGAGGTCGTCCACGAGGATTACCTCGCGTACCGCATCCGCTCCACGGAGTATCTGGGCGAGAAGCTGCTGGCCATCGGATACCGGATCGTCGAGCCGCCGGGCGGGCATGCCATCTACGTGGACGCCGCGCATTGCTGCCCGCACATCCCGCCGGAACGCTATCCGGGGCAGGCGCTGGTCTGCGCGCTCTACCGCCACGGAGGGATCCGATCGGTCGAGATCGGCAGTGTGATGTTCGGCGGCGGCGGCAAGGCGCCGGCGATGGAACTGGTGCGCCTCGCGATCCCGCGCCGCGTCTACACCCAGAGTCACATCGACTACGTGGCCGAGGCGTGCGCCGAAGTGTTCGACCAGCGCGAGGCTTTGGTCGGACTGCGAATAACCAACAACCCGCCGTACCTCCGCCACTTCACGGCGGAGTTCGAGGAGCTGCGCTAG
- a CDS encoding amidase translates to MTGREVSRRAFVKTGVMGSALSFVGAGVKRPDSVVADARPQGSSELEEVTIAQLQEWMRSGRYTARQIAEQYLARIDAVDGRGPTLRSVLEVNPDVMSIADQLDAERRSRGPRGPLHGIPVLIKDNIDTADRMHTSAGSLALAESVAPRDAFIAERLRTAGAVILGKTNLSEWANIRANHSTSGWSGRGGQCRNPYVLDRSPSGSSSGSGAATAANLCAAAIGTETDGSITSPGSACSLVGVKPTVGLWSRSGIIPISHTQDTPGPMTRTVADAAVLLGAITGEDPRDPATGGNGRRAADYTRALDPDGLRGARIGVARKRYTGYNRPTDRLFDDALAVLRDRGAVIVDPANVTTEDNLGSAELTVLLYELKADLNRYLGGLGPNAPYQTLADVIAFNERNRDREMPFFQQELFEQAQRKGPLTTLEYRTALARCRRFSRTLGIDATMTRFRLDAIICPTQAPVWPIDPVNGDSFGGNCTTPAAVAGYPHVTVPMGYAFGLPVGLSLFGRAWSEATLIKLAFAYEQATKLRRPPRFLPTVEA, encoded by the coding sequence ATGACGGGACGTGAGGTGAGTCGGCGGGCGTTCGTGAAGACCGGTGTGATGGGTAGCGCGCTGTCGTTTGTCGGCGCCGGCGTGAAGCGTCCCGATAGCGTGGTCGCCGACGCCCGTCCGCAGGGTTCGTCCGAGCTGGAGGAAGTGACCATCGCACAGCTCCAGGAGTGGATGAGGTCCGGCAGGTACACCGCGCGGCAGATCGCGGAGCAGTACCTGGCGCGCATCGACGCCGTAGACGGACGCGGTCCGACGCTCCGGAGCGTGCTCGAGGTGAATCCCGATGTCATGTCGATCGCCGACCAGCTCGACGCCGAGCGGCGCTCGCGCGGACCGCGGGGTCCGCTTCACGGGATCCCGGTCCTCATCAAGGACAACATCGACACCGCCGACCGGATGCACACCAGCGCCGGGTCGCTGGCGCTGGCCGAGTCGGTGGCACCGCGGGACGCCTTCATTGCGGAGCGGCTACGGACTGCTGGCGCGGTCATCCTTGGCAAGACCAACCTCTCGGAGTGGGCTAACATCCGCGCCAACCACTCCACCAGCGGTTGGAGCGGCCGCGGGGGTCAGTGCCGGAACCCATACGTGCTCGACCGGTCCCCGTCGGGATCGAGCAGCGGCTCCGGCGCCGCTACCGCGGCCAACCTCTGCGCCGCTGCCATCGGCACCGAGACCGACGGCTCGATCACATCGCCGGGCTCGGCGTGCTCGCTGGTCGGCGTCAAGCCGACGGTGGGACTGTGGAGCCGCAGTGGGATCATCCCGATCTCCCACACCCAGGACACTCCCGGTCCGATGACGCGGACCGTCGCGGACGCGGCCGTCCTGCTCGGCGCGATCACCGGAGAGGACCCGCGCGACCCGGCCACGGGCGGGAACGGGCGGCGGGCCGCCGACTACACCCGTGCGCTCGACCCCGACGGCCTGCGCGGCGCGCGGATCGGCGTCGCGCGCAAGCGGTACACCGGCTACAACCGGCCCACCGACCGGCTGTTCGACGACGCGCTCGCGGTGCTGCGCGACCGCGGCGCCGTGATCGTGGACCCGGCCAACGTGACGACCGAGGACAATCTCGGCTCCGCCGAGCTGACGGTGCTGCTGTACGAGCTCAAGGCGGACCTCAACCGCTACCTCGGCGGGCTCGGCCCTAACGCGCCGTACCAGACGCTCGCGGACGTCATCGCCTTCAACGAGCGCAACCGCGACCGCGAGATGCCCTTCTTCCAGCAGGAGCTGTTCGAGCAGGCGCAGCGCAAGGGCCCACTGACGACACTCGAGTACCGCACCGCGCTCGCCCGGTGCCGCCGCTTCTCGCGCACGCTGGGGATCGACGCCACCATGACACGGTTCCGGCTCGATGCCATCATCTGCCCGACCCAGGCTCCGGTCTGGCCCATCGATCCGGTCAACGGTGACTCCTTCGGCGGAAACTGTACGACGCCGGCTGCCGTAGCCGGATACCCGCACGTTACCGTGCCGATGGGCTACGCCTTCGGCCTGCCGGTCGGGCTGTCGTTGTTCGGTCGGGCGTGGAGCGAGGCCACGCTGATAAAGCTGGCGTTCGCTTACGAGCAGGCCACGAAGCTCCGGCGGCCGCCGAGGTTCCTGCCGACGGTAGAGGCGTAG
- the ettA gene encoding energy-dependent translational throttle protein EttA, with the protein MPNHQYIYSMVGVGKVVPPSRQILKDIYLSFFPDAKIGILGSNGAGKSSLLRIMAGVDHDFLGEARPADGIKIGHLPQEPVLDAAKDVRGNVEEGLAHIRALLDEFNLISGRFAEPMTDDEMNALLEKQGTLQERIDHIGAWDLDHKIDVAMDALRCPPGDADVKTLSGGEKRRVALCRVLLAQPDLLLLDEPTNHLDAESVAWLERHLAEFPGCVIAVTHDRYFLDNVAGWILELDRGEGIPWKGNYSSWLEQKQGRLANEEKQASARQRTLQRELEWIRMAPRARHAKAKARISAFESLAAEEEKRQEGTAEILIPTPERLGEEVVIAEKLKKGFGDRLLFENVNFRLPRGGIVGVIGPNGAGKTTLFRMMVGDEKPDGGTLKVGQTVKIAYVDQSREALDGTKTVYQEISGGHDELEFGKRTVNTRAYCASFAFKGADQQKKVATLSGGERNRLHLAKLLRSGGNLLLLDEPTNDLDVDTLRALEDALVTFPGCVVVISHDRWFLDRIATHILAFEGDGEAVWYEGNYQEYAADFKKRKGAAADQPHRIKYRKLVR; encoded by the coding sequence ATGCCCAACCACCAGTACATCTACTCGATGGTCGGCGTAGGCAAGGTGGTGCCGCCGAGCCGGCAGATCCTGAAGGACATCTACCTCTCGTTCTTCCCCGACGCGAAGATCGGCATCCTCGGGAGCAACGGCGCGGGCAAGAGCTCGCTCCTCAGGATCATGGCCGGCGTGGACCACGACTTCCTTGGCGAGGCCCGTCCCGCCGACGGGATCAAGATCGGCCACCTCCCACAGGAACCGGTCCTCGACGCCGCGAAGGACGTGCGGGGCAACGTCGAGGAAGGGCTCGCCCACATCCGCGCCCTGCTCGACGAGTTCAACCTCATCAGCGGCAGGTTCGCCGAGCCGATGACGGACGACGAGATGAACGCCTTGCTCGAGAAGCAGGGGACGCTCCAGGAGCGGATCGACCACATCGGGGCGTGGGACCTCGACCACAAGATCGACGTCGCGATGGATGCGCTGCGTTGCCCGCCCGGCGACGCCGACGTCAAGACACTCTCCGGCGGCGAGAAGCGTCGGGTCGCGCTCTGCCGCGTGCTCCTCGCGCAGCCCGACCTTCTGCTCCTCGACGAGCCGACCAACCATCTCGACGCGGAATCGGTGGCGTGGCTCGAGCGGCACCTGGCTGAGTTCCCCGGCTGCGTCATCGCGGTCACCCACGACCGCTACTTCCTCGACAACGTGGCGGGCTGGATCCTCGAGCTGGACCGAGGCGAGGGCATTCCCTGGAAGGGCAACTACTCCTCGTGGCTCGAGCAGAAACAGGGGCGGCTGGCCAACGAAGAGAAGCAGGCCTCGGCGCGCCAGCGCACCCTCCAGCGCGAGCTGGAGTGGATCCGCATGGCGCCGCGCGCCCGGCACGCCAAGGCCAAGGCACGCATCTCGGCCTTCGAGTCACTGGCCGCCGAGGAGGAAAAGCGCCAGGAGGGCACCGCCGAGATCCTGATCCCGACACCGGAGCGTCTGGGTGAGGAGGTCGTGATCGCGGAGAAGCTGAAGAAGGGATTCGGCGACAGGCTGCTCTTCGAGAACGTCAACTTCCGTCTTCCCCGGGGCGGCATCGTCGGCGTCATCGGCCCCAACGGAGCGGGCAAGACGACCCTCTTCCGCATGATGGTGGGCGATGAGAAGCCCGACGGCGGCACGCTGAAGGTCGGCCAGACGGTCAAGATCGCCTACGTGGACCAGAGCAGGGAAGCGCTCGACGGCACGAAGACGGTCTACCAGGAGATCTCGGGCGGGCACGACGAGCTCGAGTTCGGCAAGCGGACGGTGAACACGCGGGCGTATTGCGCGAGCTTCGCGTTCAAGGGTGCGGACCAGCAGAAGAAGGTGGCCACGCTGTCGGGCGGCGAGCGCAACCGCCTCCACCTCGCCAAGCTGCTCAGGAGCGGCGGCAACCTCCTGCTCCTCGACGAACCCACGAACGACCTCGACGTGGACACGCTGCGAGCGCTGGAAGACGCGCTGGTGACGTTCCCCGGTTGCGTGGTGGTGATCAGCCACGACCGGTGGTTCCTGGATCGCATCGCCACGCACATCCTCGCCTTCGAGGGCGACGGAGAGGCGGTGTGGTACGAGGGTAACTACCAGGAGTACGCGGCGGACTTCAAGAAGCGGAAGGGCGCCGCGGCGGACCAGCCGCACCGGATCAAGTACCGGAAGCTGGTCCGGTAG
- a CDS encoding VOC family protein produces MTSPTAAPAPALGRIGQIALSVQDLDRATAFYRDTLGLKHLFTAPPGMAFFDCGGVRLLLGKEELGHTPFVLYYEVADLQTAHAAIAARGATVIGAPHRVARLPDHDLWLGEYRDSEGHAFALMHEVRPPAAA; encoded by the coding sequence ATGACCAGCCCGACCGCCGCGCCCGCACCAGCCCTTGGCCGCATCGGCCAGATCGCCCTGAGCGTCCAGGACCTCGACCGCGCGACGGCGTTCTACCGTGACACGCTGGGCCTCAAACACCTGTTCACCGCCCCGCCGGGGATGGCCTTCTTCGACTGCGGCGGCGTACGTCTGCTCCTCGGCAAGGAAGAGCTCGGCCACACCCCGTTCGTGTTGTACTACGAGGTCGCCGATCTGCAAACCGCCCACGCCGCCATCGCCGCGCGCGGCGCCACCGTGATCGGCGCCCCGCACCGCGTCGCGCGGCTGCCGGACCACGACCTGTGGCTCGGCGAATACCGGGACAGCGAGGGGCACGCCTTCGCGCTCATGCACGAGGTGCGCCCGCCCGCCGCCGCCTGA
- a CDS encoding MarR family transcriptional regulator yields the protein MTRRPSRQGSAEDRDTADRLHSAAIHLLRRLRAEDAVTGLSAPRLSALSVVVFGGPLTLGALATAEQVRPPTITRLVRELEREGFVELVPDLEDGRVRRVRATARGRALLEEGRRRRVTRLAGDLAGLTQAERRLIARASRLIERLARPAGAATRA from the coding sequence ATGACGCGCCGACCGTCCCGTCAAGGGTCCGCGGAGGACCGCGACACCGCCGACCGCCTCCACTCGGCGGCGATCCACCTGCTGCGCCGTCTCCGGGCCGAGGACGCGGTCACCGGGCTCAGCGCGCCGCGGCTGTCGGCGCTGTCGGTAGTGGTCTTCGGCGGGCCGCTCACCCTCGGCGCCCTGGCGACCGCCGAGCAGGTGCGCCCGCCCACCATCACTCGGCTGGTGCGGGAGCTGGAGCGCGAGGGATTCGTCGAGCTGGTGCCCGACCTGGAAGATGGACGGGTGCGGAGGGTGCGTGCCACGGCCCGCGGGCGGGCATTGCTGGAGGAAGGCCGCCGTCGCCGGGTTACGCGCCTCGCCGGCGATCTGGCGGGGCTGACCCAGGCCGAAAGGCGGTTGATCGCCCGCGCATCCCGGCTCATCGAGCGGCTGGCGCGGCCCGCCGGGGCCGCGACGCGCGCCTAG
- a CDS encoding NAD(P)/FAD-dependent oxidoreductase, which yields MRKTDVLVVGGGPAGLVAAWEAAANGKDLDVLLIERDRAIGAPVRCAEGVGSAGLKEFMSPDGADWVSRRITKVIFWAPDDTEVQVGGGDVGYVLDRTRFEPALADQAKRAGAEIQIRTEAMAMERLNGGWKVRLEGPRGAEDVLAKVVIGADGVESMIGRWAGLDTRVASRDMESCAQYVVSNIDFDPDAIYLHFAQRWAPGGYAWIFSKGVGVANVGLGMIALKGDGRMARQYLDAYVAKYFPNGNVTSLTVGGVIAGVTVKRCATDGVLLAGDAAHMINPLSGGGIVNAMKGGRLAGRLAAAAIVEGDTSAKRLQRYHDDWMQLLGEDHIKYYRIKEALGKLDDGFFNGLARTANRIPVEKRTLGRIFAHALVNHPSLLPVAARFFV from the coding sequence ATGCGTAAGACCGACGTGCTGGTGGTGGGCGGCGGGCCAGCCGGCCTCGTGGCGGCGTGGGAGGCGGCCGCGAACGGCAAGGATCTCGACGTCCTGCTGATCGAGCGCGACCGGGCCATCGGCGCACCGGTGCGCTGCGCCGAGGGCGTGGGGAGCGCCGGGCTCAAGGAGTTCATGAGCCCGGACGGCGCGGACTGGGTCTCGAGGCGGATCACCAAGGTCATCTTCTGGGCTCCGGACGACACCGAAGTGCAGGTCGGCGGTGGCGACGTCGGTTACGTCCTCGACCGCACTCGCTTCGAGCCTGCGCTGGCGGACCAGGCCAAGCGCGCGGGCGCGGAGATCCAGATCCGCACCGAGGCCATGGCGATGGAGCGGCTGAATGGTGGCTGGAAGGTGCGCCTCGAGGGGCCGCGCGGCGCGGAGGACGTGCTGGCGAAGGTCGTCATCGGCGCGGACGGAGTGGAGTCGATGATCGGCCGGTGGGCGGGGCTCGACACCCGGGTCGCCTCGCGGGACATGGAGTCGTGCGCGCAGTACGTCGTCTCCAACATCGACTTCGACCCGGACGCGATCTACCTGCACTTCGCCCAGCGGTGGGCGCCGGGCGGCTACGCCTGGATCTTCTCCAAGGGGGTGGGCGTCGCGAACGTCGGGCTCGGGATGATCGCTCTCAAGGGCGACGGCCGGATGGCGCGGCAGTATCTCGATGCCTACGTCGCGAAATACTTCCCGAACGGCAACGTCACGAGCCTCACGGTGGGTGGCGTGATCGCCGGCGTCACGGTGAAGCGCTGCGCCACCGACGGCGTGCTGCTCGCCGGAGACGCGGCCCACATGATCAACCCGCTCTCGGGGGGCGGTATCGTCAACGCCATGAAGGGTGGGCGGCTGGCGGGCCGGCTCGCCGCCGCGGCCATCGTGGAGGGCGACACTTCCGCGAAGCGGCTCCAGCGGTATCACGACGACTGGATGCAGCTGCTCGGCGAAGACCACATCAAGTACTACCGCATCAAGGAAGCGCTGGGAAAGCTGGACGACGGCTTCTTCAACGGCCTGGCGCGCACCGCGAACAGGATCCCGGTCGAGAAGCGCACCCTCGGCAGGATTTTCGCGCACGCGCTGGTGAACCATCCGTCGCTGCTACCCGTCGCGGCGCGGTTCTTCGTCTAG
- a CDS encoding 4Fe-4S binding protein, translated as MPLTTAARRIAVVDLDLCDECGLCMPLCPPEAMHMTRKGLIVSRTLCTGCVKCIAPCPVGALTMVDA; from the coding sequence ATGCCGCTTACCACCGCCGCCCGACGCATCGCCGTCGTGGACCTCGACCTCTGCGACGAGTGCGGGCTCTGCATGCCGCTCTGCCCGCCCGAAGCGATGCACATGACGCGCAAGGGCCTCATCGTGAGCCGAACGCTGTGCACCGGGTGTGTGAAGTGCATCGCCCCCTGCCCCGTCGGCGCCCTGACGATGGTCGATGCGTAA